One segment of Bacteroides caecimuris DNA contains the following:
- a CDS encoding mechanosensitive ion channel family protein: protein MLENEIWGNSIQNWIISILIIVAAIVIVKLITLLSKKVLKPLTDRTKNQLDNIIFYSLEPPVKFAIILLGIWIAIHRLVYPDSFVKVVDNIYRILIVLDITWVFARLFSGLLQVYWGRRSNGQNNKMLPIIKRTILVVVWIIGLVMALSNVGVDISALLGTLGIGGIAFALAAQDTVKNIFGAFTLLTDKPFNIGDTIRFDSIEGTVVDIGIRSTRIMNDDKRIITIPNFKITDSAITNISSEPMRRVVLNLRLTYDTTAEKMNEALKILKALPQKVENVSSSPSNVVALFTEYSDSALGIKYIYYIEKQGDISGVTSNMNMEILDSFNKAGIEFVSPTRTIYLQKDESENETKDNDKASEAKVDSLK, encoded by the coding sequence ATGTTAGAAAATGAAATTTGGGGAAATTCCATCCAGAATTGGATAATTTCCATACTTATTATTGTTGCCGCGATTGTTATTGTAAAGTTGATTACGCTATTAAGCAAAAAAGTACTCAAACCATTAACAGATCGGACCAAGAATCAACTGGATAATATTATCTTTTATTCTCTCGAACCGCCTGTTAAGTTTGCAATTATTCTGTTGGGTATCTGGATAGCTATTCATCGGTTGGTGTATCCGGACAGCTTTGTGAAAGTAGTAGACAACATTTACCGTATTCTGATTGTACTGGATATTACTTGGGTATTCGCCCGTCTATTCAGCGGTTTACTTCAGGTATACTGGGGACGTCGCTCTAACGGTCAGAATAATAAAATGCTGCCGATTATAAAAAGGACAATTCTAGTTGTTGTCTGGATTATCGGTCTTGTGATGGCATTGAGTAATGTCGGAGTAGATATCAGTGCATTATTAGGAACCCTGGGTATTGGTGGTATTGCATTCGCTTTGGCAGCACAAGACACGGTAAAGAATATATTCGGTGCCTTCACCCTTCTGACAGACAAGCCTTTCAATATCGGAGATACTATTCGTTTCGACAGTATCGAAGGAACAGTGGTCGATATAGGTATTCGGAGCACAAGGATTATGAACGATGATAAACGTATCATCACAATCCCGAATTTTAAGATTACCGACTCTGCTATCACCAACATCTCTTCCGAACCGATGCGACGAGTCGTTCTGAATCTCAGATTGACGTATGACACAACTGCCGAAAAGATGAATGAAGCTTTGAAAATTTTAAAAGCTCTTCCACAAAAAGTGGAAAATGTTTCTTCCAGTCCATCAAATGTGGTTGCCCTCTTTACTGAATATTCAGACTCTGCACTAGGCATCAAGTATATCTACTACATTGAGAAGCAAGGGGATATATCAGGAGTAACTTCAAATATGAATATGGAGATTCTGGATTCTTTCAATAAGGCAGGAATTGAGTTTGTTTCTCCGACACGTACCATTTATCTTCAAAAAGATGAATCGGAAAATGAAACCAAAGATAATGATAAAGCTTCAGAAGCTAAAGTTGACTCATTGAAATAA
- a CDS encoding murein L,D-transpeptidase catalytic domain-containing protein, protein MKKSVLISFVLVVLGAGVVAYARYATLSSDTVPVRIEQRLREKAQAGKAYCDKNGYNTNYCFLVDFSIHSGKRRFFVWDFKGDSVKYASLCAHGYGKNSTLSKPVFSNVEGSYCSSLGKYKVGIRSYSKWGINVHYKLHGLEATNNNAFKRYIVLHSYTPMPETEVYPLHLPLGISQGCPVISDEVMRKVDRLLKAEKKPVLLWIYD, encoded by the coding sequence GGCATACGCAAGATATGCGACATTGTCTTCTGACACGGTGCCTGTTAGAATAGAGCAACGTTTGCGTGAAAAAGCGCAGGCAGGAAAGGCTTATTGTGATAAGAACGGGTATAATACAAATTATTGCTTTCTGGTAGATTTCAGTATTCATTCTGGTAAAAGGCGTTTCTTTGTATGGGATTTCAAGGGAGATTCTGTGAAGTATGCAAGTCTTTGTGCACATGGATACGGGAAAAACAGTACGCTGTCCAAGCCTGTATTCAGTAATGTGGAAGGTAGCTATTGCTCTTCTTTAGGAAAATATAAAGTAGGGATACGGTCGTATAGCAAGTGGGGGATTAATGTTCATTATAAATTGCATGGATTGGAAGCAACGAATAACAATGCTTTCAAACGGTATATCGTGTTACATTCTTATACTCCGATGCCGGAAACGGAGGTGTATCCTTTGCATCTTCCATTAGGAATCAGTCAAGGGTGTCCTGTGATATCTGATGAGGTGATGAGGAAGGTTGACAGGCTGCTCAAGGCAGAAAAGAAACCTGTATTGTTATGGATTTATGATTAA
- a CDS encoding clostripain-related cysteine peptidase, with the protein MKKIKILSLLFCVVMLVAACHDEEDTPVPVTVKTVLMYLVADNSISGDIYSNIASVEEGLAKAASPGTFVIYWDGGSRKSEFPDPTLFKYEVDGKGKVGKREIIKTYSGQNSVSNEVLNKVLKDVEVYCPAEKYSLILGSHATGWLPVDHKKSRSFGDDRGAKINIPDLSVALKQSGIHFDYILFDACLMSQVEVAYELRNAADYLILSPAEVMSAGFPYFKMTKHLLSVDNTEQNVINVAKDFIDYYKNEYDYSWATIAVIKTDEMPALTNITYSLMEQYQDNLVKFDNNRINYFQTHYGYGRSPLDHSTYDFRAFIRELTDDNIPSDFEEQLDRTVIYKDYVDDYKLVNIDPDIYSGIGCYIPDDRYSNWNDYFRTLQWYSAAGWNETGW; encoded by the coding sequence ATGAAAAAGATTAAAATATTATCACTCTTGTTCTGTGTTGTAATGTTGGTGGCAGCTTGTCACGATGAAGAAGACACTCCTGTTCCTGTAACAGTGAAAACAGTTTTAATGTATCTTGTTGCCGATAATAGTATAAGTGGTGATATATATAGTAATATAGCGTCGGTAGAGGAGGGGTTGGCCAAGGCTGCATCTCCTGGTACATTTGTTATCTATTGGGACGGTGGGAGCCGGAAAAGCGAATTCCCTGATCCGACTTTATTTAAATATGAAGTAGATGGTAAGGGGAAAGTAGGTAAAAGAGAGATAATAAAAACCTATAGTGGTCAGAATTCTGTATCGAATGAAGTTCTAAATAAGGTTCTGAAGGATGTGGAAGTTTATTGTCCGGCTGAAAAGTATAGTCTGATTCTGGGTTCTCATGCAACAGGGTGGTTGCCTGTGGATCATAAAAAAAGTCGTTCTTTTGGAGACGACAGAGGAGCAAAAATTAATATTCCTGATTTATCGGTTGCTTTGAAGCAATCAGGTATTCATTTCGATTATATACTATTTGATGCTTGTTTGATGTCGCAAGTTGAGGTTGCTTATGAATTGAGAAATGCTGCTGATTATTTAATTCTTTCTCCTGCAGAGGTAATGAGTGCAGGCTTTCCTTATTTTAAGATGACGAAACATTTACTGTCTGTCGATAACACAGAACAGAATGTTATAAATGTTGCAAAGGACTTTATTGATTACTATAAAAATGAATATGATTATTCGTGGGCTACTATTGCAGTGATAAAAACGGATGAAATGCCAGCATTGACGAATATTACTTATTCGCTTATGGAACAGTATCAGGATAATTTGGTTAAGTTTGATAATAATAGAATAAATTATTTCCAAACTCATTATGGTTATGGGAGATCTCCTCTGGATCATTCAACTTATGATTTTCGAGCTTTTATACGTGAATTGACTGATGATAATATTCCTTCTGATTTTGAAGAGCAATTAGATAGGACAGTTATATATAAGGATTATGTTGATGATTATAAATTAGTTAATATAGACCCTGATATATATTCAGGTATTGGATGTTATATACCGGATGATAGATATTCAAACTGGAATGATTATTTTAGGACTCTACAATGGTATTCTGCTGCCGGATGGAATGAGACAGGTTGGTGA